Proteins encoded by one window of Rutidosis leptorrhynchoides isolate AG116_Rl617_1_P2 chromosome 7, CSIRO_AGI_Rlap_v1, whole genome shotgun sequence:
- the LOC139859223 gene encoding two-component response regulator ARR2-like, with the protein MLEFIDYYEICLWNTYGVFHLIIVFDTTLIPSNNQDEVGPSHKSDDEDENDQAKTKNSFTVMMSSSSGASRKPSGVADSDVADQFPDGLRVLAVDDDSVCLTILGTMLTNCKYQVTKCNRAEVALSLLRENKNGYDVVISDVHMPDMDGFKLLVHIGLEMDLPVITDDIKSVVMKGVTHGACDYLIKPVRIEALRNIWQHVIRKKKHEWKDIEQKSHEQDPESSSANEGQNGKITKKRKEDEEETYERDDSSSLKKPRVAWNRDLHEQFVAAVCHLGYENAVPKKILEVMNVPGLTRENVASHLQKYRNYLRSLSGSQQSGGINTSFMDKPNVGYGSTNSYSPVSMPLANQRNIFSFENPKMRNGPTQNWQGQNGNISKQTNFLLEIIG; encoded by the exons ATGCTGGAATTCATCGACTATTACGAGATATGCTTGTGGAACACGTATGGAGTCTTCCACCTAATTATCGTATTCGACACAACATTGATACCTTCAAACAATCAAGATGAAGTGGGACCTTCACACAAGTCCGATGACGAAGATGAAAATGATCAAGCGAAGACGAAGAATAGTTTTACA GTGATGATGTCTAGTTCAAGTGGTGCTTCTCGGAAACCCTCCGGCGTCGCCGATAGTGATGTCGCCGATCAGTTTCCGGATGGTTTACGCGTGCTTGCTGTCGATGATGACTCTGTTTGTCTAACGATTTTAGGGACAATGTTAACAAACTGCAAATATCAAG TGACTAAATGCAACAGAGCTGAGGTTGCTTTATCATTACTGAGGGAAAATAAAAATGGGTATGATGTGGtaattagtgatgttcatatgcctGACATGGATGGATTTAAACTCCTTGTACACATTGGACTTGAAATGGACCTTCCTGTTATAA CTGATGACATCAAGAGTGTAGTAATGAAGGGTGTTACACACGGTGCATGTGATTATCTAATAAAGCCCGTGCGTATAGAGGCATTACGTAACATCTGGCAACATGTGATTAGAAAAAAGAAACATGAATGGAAAGATATTGAGCAGAAATCACATGAGCAAGATCCTGAGTCATCTTCTGCAAATGAAGGGCAAAATGGTAAAATCACAAAGAAAAGGAAAGAAGATGAGGAAGAAACATACGAAAGAGATGATTCTTCTTCTTTGAAAAAGCCTCGTGTTGCTTGGAACCGAGACCTTCATGAACAGTTTGTTGCAGCTGTTTGTCATCTTGGATATGAAA ATGCTGTCCCGAAGAAAATTCTGGAGGTCATGAATGTTCCTGGACTAACACGAGAAAATGTAGCCAGCCATCTTCAG AAATATCGGAATTATCTTAGAAGTCTCAGCGGGTCCCAACAATCAGGCGGGATTAACACCTCATTTATGGATAAGCCAAACGTAGGTTACGGGTCAACTAACTCGTACTCTCCTGTTTCTATGCCACTGGCTAATCAAAGAAACATATTTAGCTTTGAGAATCCCAAAATGAGAAACGGTCCCACCCAGAACTGGCAGGGACAAAATGGTAATATCAGCAAACAAACAAATTTTCTGCTGGAGATAATCGGTTAA